A part of Capsicum annuum cultivar UCD-10X-F1 chromosome 6, UCD10Xv1.1, whole genome shotgun sequence genomic DNA contains:
- the LOC124899503 gene encoding uncharacterized protein LOC124899503, with protein MTVTTRRGNVLVDPPVGKPVVDVMENKVEKIEIDHLVESGKLDQVIGYTPSHHQQVDKLEKSNGKKTKVVVTSLPKAPPLFPCRSKKKADNVMFEELKKMPGYSKFMKGLVTNKQIVCFELVSNLHHCGAISTRSLLQKKEDPGEFIIPCTIRPLDFTKALCDLEASINFMPLAMYKELGLWDPTPINMRLVIKDRYVKRPLGIPYDV; from the exons ATGACAGTTACCACTAGGAGAGGTAATGTATTGGTAGATCCTCCTGTGGGCAAGCCTGTGGTTGACGTTATGGAAAATAAAGTTGAGAAAATAGAAATTGACCATCTAGTGGAGTCTGGGAAATTAGATCAAGTTATTGGTTATACACCATCCCATCATCAGCAGGTTGATAAGTTGGAAAAGAGCAATGGAAAGAAAACTAAAGTGGTTGTTACTTCACTCCCAAAAGCACCTCCTCTATTTCCCTGTCGGTCAAAGAAAAAGGCTGACAATGTAATGTTTG AAGAATTAAAGAAAATGCCTGGGTATTCAAAGTTCATGAAAGGCCTTGTTACAAATAAGCAGATAGTTTGTTTTGAGCTGGTGTCcaatctccatcattgtggtgctatttccacaaggtcATTACTGCAGAAGAAGGAAGACCCTGGAGAATTTATCATCCCGTGCACTATTAGGCCTCTTGATTTtacaaaagctctatgtgacTTGGAAGCCAGTATAAATTTTATGCCGCTTGCTATGTATAAAGAATTAGGTTTGTGGGATCCTACTCCCATAAACATGAGATTAGTTATCAAGGACAGGTATGTAAAGCGGCCCCTGGGAATTCCATATGACGTATAA